The window CAGCTCCGCTTGCGACCAGTCCCTGCGCCTCGATTCGACGCAGCGTGTCAAAATCTGCCTGCAAAAAAACGGCTCCACTCACACTCCGGCCGTCTCGCAAGACGCGCCAGAGGGGGGGCCGGTTCTGAAGAGCAGGCCTCGGTGCCTGCTTTTCGTCGCGCACCGTATGAGACTTGAACCCCCCTGTCAAGAAGAGAACCCGCACGCGGCTTCTGACGCAAGCCGCCGTGCGCGGATTCAGGCGACGCGGGCGTTGTGGATCAGCTGCACGAACTCGGCGCGGGTCTTGGGATCGGACTCGAACTCGCCGAGCATCGCGCTCGAGATCGCGTAGGAGTTCTGCTTCTGGACGCCGCGCATCATCATGCACAGGTGGCGGGCCTCGATGATCACGGCAACCCCACGCGGCTGCAGAACTTTCTCGATCGCGCGGGCGATCTCGTTGGTCAGCCGCTCCTGAACCTGCAGGCGTCTGGAGTACATCTCGACCAGCCTCGGAATCTTCGAGAGTCCGACGATCTTGCCGTTCGGCACGTACGCCACGTGTGCGCGGCCGAAGAACGGGAGCAGGTGGTGCTCGCAGAGGCTGTAGAAGTCGACGTCCTTCACGATCAGCATCTCGTTGTCGGACTCTTCGAAGACCGCCTCGTTCAGGATCTTCTGGGGATCGAGCTCGTAGCCCTGGGTGAGGAACTCGAACGAGCGGGCGACGCGGCCGGGCGTACGCACGAGCCCCTCGCGCTCCGGCTTCTCGCCGATCTCGCGCAGCAGCTCCTCGATCAGGCCCTCGATCTTGCTCATCCGCCCCATCAGCTCCCGAAGTACTCGACCGAGTTGTTGCCGGTCTCGATCAGGCGCACGCAGGTCAGACGCGCCGGCTCGAGCGCGACGCAGAGCGTATCCCAGATGTGTCGGGCGATGTTCTCCGCCGTCGGCACGACGAGCCGGAACGCGGCGACTTCACGGTTCAGCAGGCGCGCGTCGAGCTCGTCGAGGACGCGTGAGCGAACGATCGCGTCGAGCGCATCGCCCGACGGCCCGGCCCCCTCGAGTGTGAGCTCGAAGCGGTAGTTGTGGCCGTGCCCGGCGGGATTCGCGCACTTGCCATAGACGGCGCGGTTTCGTTCGTCGCTCCAGTCCGAGCGCGCGAGCACGTGCGCCGCGGAGAACTCGTAGCGGCGGAGCGTTCGGATCAACGGGTGACCTCGATGGTCAGATCGCGCGTCGGGCTGAGCCGCACGCGGTGCAGAAGACCGCTCGGCAGGGCCTTGTCGAGAAGCTCGAAGAGCAGCGAGGCGAAGCGCTCCGGCGTCGGGGCGCGGTCGCGAAAATACGGTGTGTCGTCGTTCAGGCAGCGGTGGTCGAAACGCGCCTCGACCTCGCGCTCGAGCACCGACTTCAGATCCTTCAGGTCGATCAACATCCCGGTCTCGCCGTCCACCGGTCCCGCGAGCGTGACCTCGAGCTCCCAGTTGTGGCCGAGCGTCGCGCCCGAGGCGTCGCGATACGAGGCGGAGAATTCCATCCGACGGGTGATCAGCACGGTCGTCGCGGCCTCGGATGGTCGTGCCGAATCAGAAGTTCCGCACCAGCCCGATCACGACGCCCTGAACCTCGACGTCCTCGGCCGGGAACTCCATCGGCGACAGCGCGGCGTTTGCTGGCACCAGGCGGACCTTTCCGCCGTCCTGGTAGAAGCGCTTCAGCGTGCACTCCTCGCCTCGGATCAGCGCGACCACCGTCTCGCCGCCGCGCGGGTTCTTTCGCGATTCGAGCACGACCACGTCGCCATCGACGATGTGGTCGTCGATCATCGAGTCGCCCGCGACGCGAAGTGCGAAGCAATTCCTGCGCGCGACCATCTCGGGAGGGACGGCGATCGTGTCGGGGATCGCGATCGCCTCGATCGGCCGTCCGGCCGCGACGCGCCCCAGCAGCGGGATCTCGACGCTGGCCGGCGCGGGCTCGTCGCGGACCACCTCGATCGAGCGACTGCGGTTCCAGGCCTTCCGCAGCAGGTTCTTTTCGACGAGGTTCTGCACGTGCTTGTGAACCGTCGCCACGGACGAGAGGCCGAACCGCTCTCCGATCTCCTCGAGGCTCGGTGCGTACCCCTCTCGCTCCAAGTACTCGCAGACGAAATCGAAG is drawn from Deltaproteobacteria bacterium and contains these coding sequences:
- the folE gene encoding GTP cyclohydrolase I FolE codes for the protein MEGLIEELLREIGEKPEREGLVRTPGRVARSFEFLTQGYELDPQKILNEAVFEESDNEMLIVKDVDFYSLCEHHLLPFFGRAHVAYVPNGKIVGLSKIPRLVEMYSRRLQVQERLTNEIARAIEKVLQPRGVAVIIEARHLCMMMRGVQKQNSYAISSAMLGEFESDPKTRAEFVQLIHNARVA
- a CDS encoding 6-carboxytetrahydropterin synthase, translated to MIRTLRRYEFSAAHVLARSDWSDERNRAVYGKCANPAGHGHNYRFELTLEGAGPSGDALDAIVRSRVLDELDARLLNREVAAFRLVVPTAENIARHIWDTLCVALEPARLTCVRLIETGNNSVEYFGS
- a CDS encoding 6-carboxytetrahydropterin synthase, with translation MEFSASYRDASGATLGHNWELEVTLAGPVDGETGMLIDLKDLKSVLEREVEARFDHRCLNDDTPYFRDRAPTPERFASLLFELLDKALPSGLLHRVRLSPTRDLTIEVTR
- the lexA gene encoding transcriptional repressor LexA, coding for MHLTKRQKEIFDFVCEYLEREGYAPSLEEIGERFGLSSVATVHKHVQNLVEKNLLRKAWNRSRSIEVVRDEPAPASVEIPLLGRVAAGRPIEAIAIPDTIAVPPEMVARRNCFALRVAGDSMIDDHIVDGDVVVLESRKNPRGGETVVALIRGEECTLKRFYQDGGKVRLVPANAALSPMEFPAEDVEVQGVVIGLVRNF